A single genomic interval of Geotrypetes seraphini chromosome 1, aGeoSer1.1, whole genome shotgun sequence harbors:
- the LOC117358635 gene encoding interleukin-8-like — MGTRNAMFAAALIMCLLSVSLTDAMSLAQIGRELRCQCIKTESRFIPPRLMQNVELIPSGPHCSNVEVIATLKSGQRVCLEPRAPWVERIIRKILESSKPTPESQL; from the exons ATGGGAACCAGGAACGCAATGTTTGCTGCTGCCCTGATCATGTGCCTGCTCTCAGTTTCCCTGACTGATG CAATGTCACTGGCACAAATTGGAAGAGAATTGCGCTGCCAGTGTATAAAAACAGAGTCCAGGTTCATCCCCCCCAGACTCATGCAGAATGTGGAGCTCATCCCAAGTGGCCCCCACTGCAGTAATGTTGAAGTCAT TGCGACACTAAAGTCTGGGCAGAGAGTATGTTTGGAACCAAGAGCTCCCTGGGTGGAACGGATCATCAGGAAGATTCTAGAAAG cTCTAAGCCCACACCAGAGAGCCAATTATAG